Within the Saccharopolyspora gloriosae genome, the region CGTTGATCAGCCCGCACAGTTGTTCCGCGGAGGCCCCGGCGAGGTCCTGGCGCCGTTCCGGCGGCACTTCGCGGGTGATCGATGGGGTGACGGTCTCCGGTTCGGCCTGGTCGCTGCCGCTCGTCGTGGGTGTGCTGCTCGGCGCGGGCGGCGGGCCGCCGGAGGTGCACCCGGCGAGCACGACGGCGAGCGCGGGTACCAGCACGGCGGCGGAGATCGTCGGCCGGCGCATGCCCCTCCTCGGACTAGTGGCTTGATCGCAGACTACGTGTCGCAGGAGGGCTCGCCGTCGCTCACCCGGCGAGCGGCCAGGTTCCGCTGCGGTGGAACTCGGCGAGCGTGTCGAGCGGCCCGGTGAGGTCGAGGCCCTGCTCCGCCACCCATTCGTCGTCGTAGTAGGTGTCGGCGTAGCGCTCACCGCCGTCGCAGAGCAGCGTGACGATGCTGCCGGTCCTGCCGTCGCGCACCATTTCGGAGACGAGCCCGAAAACGCCCCACAGGTTGGTGCCGGTGGAGCCGCCGACGCGGCGGCCGAGCACGTTCTCGGCCCAGCGGATGGTGGCGATCGAGGCGGCGTCCGGCACCTTGATCATCCGGTCGATGGCTTGGCCGATGAAGGACGGTTCGACCCGCGGCCTGCCGATGCCTTCGATGAGCGAACCGCGTTGCCCGGTCCGGCCGGGGTCGCCGTCGCACCACGCTTCGTAGAACACGGAGTGTTCCGGGTCGACCACGGCGAGCCCGGTGTCGTGCCTGCGGTAGCGGATGTAGCGGCCGAGGGTGGCGCTGGTGCCGCCGGTGCCCGCGCCGGTGACGATCCACTCCGGGCTCGGGTGCCGTTCCAGCGCGAGCTGGTCGAAGATCGACTCGGCGATGTTGTTGTTGCCCCGCCAGTCGGTGGCGCGTTCGGCGTGGGTGAACTGGTCCATGAAGTGCCCGCCGAGTTCGGCGGCGAGCCTGCGGGATTCGTCGTAGATCGCGCCCGGTTGGTCCACGTAGTGGCAGGTGCCGCCGTGGCGTTCGATCAGCGCCACTTTCTCCGGGCTGGTGGAACGCGGCATCACCGCGATGAACGGGAGTCCCAGCAGCTGGGCGAAGTGCGCTTCGGAGACCGCGGTGGATCCGGAGGACGCCTCGATCACGGGGGTGTTCTCCGTCACCCATCCATTGCAAATGGCGTACAGGAACAGGGATCGGGCGAGCCGGTGCTTGAGCGAACCGGTCGGATGAGTTGACTCGTCCTTGAGGTAAAGGTCGATCCCCCACGCCGAGGGCAGCGGGAATCGCAGCAGGTGCGTGTCGGCGCTGCGGTTCGCGTCGGCTTCGATGATGCGAACCGCTTCACTGGTCCAGGATCGGGTGCGTCCGCAGGAGCGATCCGCCACCACGCCGGAGACGTCCGCATCAGTCCTGGTCATCGGCCTGCCCTCGGTCACCGCGGAGCTCGGCGCGGAGTTGTTCGCGGCGCCGGGCGCGGTGCACCATGCCGGTGGCGACGCGTCGGCGCAGTCCGCCGAAGACCACCATGGACAGCGGCATCACCACCACCACGGACACCGCGAGGGCGACCAGCAGCGGCACTCCGCAGAGGGCGATCACGGCGGTCACCGCGAGCAGCATGGCCAGCCTGACCACGGTGTACAGCGCGATGTCCCGCGCCAAGTTGGTCGGCGGGGCCGACTCCGTTACCGATGCCGTTCGCTGTTCCTGCACGTCAACCAGGGTAGAGCACGGCCAGTGCGACAATCCCCCACCCCGTATCGCCCGAAGCGCCGCTTTCGTCCCTTACCTTCCCTTTACCTGGAGTCGAATGTTCGAGTACCTGACCATCGAAGTGCCAGGATGCGACCGGAATGCCCGAAAAACCGTCCGCATTGTGGAGGTCCCCTGTGACCGCGACGACTCCCCAGTCTCGCCAGAACGGTCAGGAACAGCTGCTCACCCCCGGTGAGGTCGCCTCGTTGTTCCGGGTCGACCCGAAGACGGTGACGAGATGGGCGACGGCAGGCCGGATCGGTTCCATTCGCACCCCCGGCGGCCACCGCCGGTTCCGCGAGTCGGAAGTGCGCACGCTGTTGGCCGAACTCACCAACGACGTCCGCTCCGCCTGAGCCGCCCGACGATCGGCACGCGTCCGGTCCGCCTCCGCGTCAGTACCGCCCGAGGCGGGCCGGGCACGGCCCATCGCCGAATTGCCGAATATCGGTGCACCGTCGGATGCTCCCTGATCGGCGCACCCCACCACCCGCCGTTCTCCGGCTAATCTCGGGGTGAGGTAGTGGAGGTGCCCTGATGATCTACGTCCTGGCAGCGATCGGCGCGCTCACCGTGGCCGTGCTGATGTGGCGCGCGTTCGGCCCGATGCGCGACGCCGAGAGCGAGGGTTCGAACGAGCCTCGCCGCGCCGCACCCTTGGCCCCGGACGACGACCCGGATTTCCTGCGTCGTCTCGACGAACAACAACGCAACAAGAACGACCACGACCAGGACTGAGCGCGGGCTTCGCCGCCTCGGCAGCGGCGAAGCCGAATCCTCGCGGCGAAGCCGTGCCTGGATGTGCGAAGCACATAGCCCACGTGAGCAGGGTGACCACCGGCGGGTTCTCAGTGAGCCTCTCGCGAGGACAGCTTTTTCCCTCGTGGCGGAGCCACTCGGGAAAAAGATCCCGCAGCGAGAGGCTCACTGGGGTTCCGCCACCCGACCACCCAAGACGAAAGACCGGGCCGCCCCGACAACCTCAGGCCTGGCGCTGGCGGCCGAAGGCCTGCGGGAAATCGTCGGCGACGATCGCCCCGAGTTCCAGCAGTGCCAACCGGGTCGGGGCGGCGAGCTGGTCCAGTTCGACCTCCGCACCTTCTTCGAGGTGCGGGTCGAACGGGATGCGGGACACCGCCCGGCAGCGCGAACCGAAGTGGGCGCTGAGCTTGTCGACGTCGACCTTGCCGGAACCGGGCCGCACCGAGTTGATCACCGCGACCGAGCGGGAGACGAGCTGCCCGTACCCGTGCGCGTCCAGCCAGTCCAATGTGGCCGAAGCGCTGCGCGCCCCGTCGATGGAACTGGACGAGACGATCACCAGCGAGTCCGCGACGTCGAGCACGCCCTTCATCGCCGAGTGCATCAGTCCGGTGCCGCAGTCGGTCAGCACGATGTTGTAGAAGTGCTCCAGCAACGTCACCGTGCGCTGGTAGTCGTCCTCGCTGAACGCCTCGGAGACCGCCGGGTCCTGCTCGCTGGCGAGGATCTCCAACCGGCTCGGCCCTTGCGAGGTGTAGGACCGCACATCGCTGTACTTGCGAATGCGTTGCGCGTCCCGCAGCAGGTGGCGCACGGTGGCCGTGGTCTCCAGCGGGATCTTCTGGCTCAGCGTGCCACGGTCCGGGTTGGCGTCCACGGCGATCACGCGATCACCGCGCAGCGAGGAGAACGTGGAGCCGAGGGTCGCGGTCGTCGTGGTCTTGCCGACGCCGCCCTTCAGGCTCAGCATCGCGATCTTGTAGCAGCCTTGCAGCGGCTGGTTGATCCGGCCGATCAGTTCGCGGCGGCGCAGGTCGGAAGCGCTCTCGCCGAGGTTGATCGAACGACCGCTCGCCACGTACAGCGCCTTGCGCCAGCCGGATTGCGGGGCGCGCTTGGTCTGCCGCAGCAGTTGCGAAGAAGCGAGGTCCTTCCCGAACGGCACACCTTGCTGCTGGCCGGGCTGCTGCTGGCCGGGATGTTGCTGGCCCGCTTGCGGCTGGCCCGGCTGCCCGGCGGCGGGCTGCCCGACGCCCGGCTGCTGAGCGCCCTGTTGCGGCTGCTGCGGAAATCCCTGCTGCTGCGGGAACGGTCCGGCGACCGGCGCGTACGGGTTCTGCTGGCCGCCCACCTGGTACGGCCCGGACTGGCCACCGGCGACCGGGTACGGCCCCGAG harbors:
- a CDS encoding DUF4229 domain-containing protein, whose product is MQEQRTASVTESAPPTNLARDIALYTVVRLAMLLAVTAVIALCGVPLLVALAVSVVVVMPLSMVVFGGLRRRVATGMVHRARRREQLRAELRGDRGQADDQD
- a CDS encoding MinD/ParA family protein → MTGRYEEPETQRDAGSASPGADSAQQANGTTDHATPDYGDGSVPAGPQPYVEPGTTPNAPVQGAASPGGPQPYYPGGQNVPGGQNVQSGQSFPDAGPQYPQAGSQYTEQTPSGPQPHQSGPFPAPGGPSGPHQVPGGQSGPQPVQGGTSGPYQVPANSGPYPVAGGQSGPYQVGGQQNPYAPVAGPFPQQQGFPQQPQQGAQQPGVGQPAAGQPGQPQAGQQHPGQQQPGQQQGVPFGKDLASSQLLRQTKRAPQSGWRKALYVASGRSINLGESASDLRRRELIGRINQPLQGCYKIAMLSLKGGVGKTTTTATLGSTFSSLRGDRVIAVDANPDRGTLSQKIPLETTATVRHLLRDAQRIRKYSDVRSYTSQGPSRLEILASEQDPAVSEAFSEDDYQRTVTLLEHFYNIVLTDCGTGLMHSAMKGVLDVADSLVIVSSSSIDGARSASATLDWLDAHGYGQLVSRSVAVINSVRPGSGKVDVDKLSAHFGSRCRAVSRIPFDPHLEEGAEVELDQLAAPTRLALLELGAIVADDFPQAFGRQRQA
- a CDS encoding BldC family transcriptional regulator; this translates as MTATTPQSRQNGQEQLLTPGEVASLFRVDPKTVTRWATAGRIGSIRTPGGHRRFRESEVRTLLAELTNDVRSA
- a CDS encoding PLP-dependent cysteine synthase family protein, with amino-acid sequence MTRTDADVSGVVADRSCGRTRSWTSEAVRIIEADANRSADTHLLRFPLPSAWGIDLYLKDESTHPTGSLKHRLARSLFLYAICNGWVTENTPVIEASSGSTAVSEAHFAQLLGLPFIAVMPRSTSPEKVALIERHGGTCHYVDQPGAIYDESRRLAAELGGHFMDQFTHAERATDWRGNNNIAESIFDQLALERHPSPEWIVTGAGTGGTSATLGRYIRYRRHDTGLAVVDPEHSVFYEAWCDGDPGRTGQRGSLIEGIGRPRVEPSFIGQAIDRMIKVPDAASIATIRWAENVLGRRVGGSTGTNLWGVFGLVSEMVRDGRTGSIVTLLCDGGERYADTYYDDEWVAEQGLDLTGPLDTLAEFHRSGTWPLAG